The following proteins are co-located in the Macadamia integrifolia cultivar HAES 741 chromosome 3, SCU_Mint_v3, whole genome shotgun sequence genome:
- the LOC122074855 gene encoding monosaccharide-sensing protein 2-like: MKGAVLVAIAAAIGNMLQGWDNATIAGAVLYIKEEFDLESQPTVEGLIVAMSLIGATVITTCSGPISDMLGRRPMLIISSILYFVSGMVMLWSPNVYILLLARLLDGFGIGLAVTLVPVYISETAPPEIRGMLNTLPQFTGSGGMFLSYCMVFGMSLMESPSWRLMLGVLSIPSLVYFVLTIFFLPESPRWLVSKGRMVEAKRVLQRLRGREDVSGEMALLVEGLGVGGETSIEEYIIGPANDLTDEHDPTASKDQIKLYGPEEGLSWVARPVTGQSTLGLVSHHGSMENQSVPLMDPLVTLFGSVHEKLPETGSMRSMLFPNFGSMFSVAEHGRNEQWDEESQQREAEDYASDAGGGESDDNLHSPLLSRQATSMEGKDIVPPLASHGSHLNMRRNSSLMQGNAGEAVSSMGIGGGWQLAWKWSEKEGEDGKKEGGFKRIYLHEEGFPGSRRGSLVSLPGGDIPEGGEYIHAAALVSQPALYSKELIKQHPVGPAMVHPSETAATGPRWGDLFEPGVKHALIVGIGIQTLQQFSGINGVLYYTPQILEQAGVEVLLSNMGLSSASASLLISALTTLLMLPCIAVAMRLVDFSGRRALLLTTIPVLIGTLIILVIGNTVTMGTVIHAVISTISVVVYFCCFVMAFGPIPNILCSEIFPTRVRGLCIAICALTFWICDIIVTYTLPVMLTSIGLAGVFGIYALVCCISWAFVFLKVPETKGMPLEVIQEFFAVGAKQAAAKNE; encoded by the exons ATGAAGGGTGCTGTGCTTGTAGCTATAGCTGCTGCGATTGGGAATATGTTGCAGGGATGGGATAATGCAACGATTGCAG GGGCTGTTCTCTACATTaaggaggaatttgatttgGAAAGTCAGCCAACAGTAGAAGGGCTAATTGTGGCTATGTCACTTATTGGAGCTACGGTTATTACAACATGCTCTGGACCCATATCAGATATGCTCGGTCGGCGTCCAATGCTGATAATCTCATCAATCCTCTATTTTGTTAGTGGTATGGTAATGCTATGGTCTCCAAATGTTTATATCCTTCTCTTGGCAAGACTTTTGGATGGATTTGGAATTGGTCTCGCAGTCACTCTTGTTCCTGTCTATATATCTGAAACGGCCCCACCAGAAATAAGGGGAATGCTAAACACCCTTCCACAGTTCACTGGTTCTGGTGGAATGTTTCTGTCATACTGTATGGTTTTTGGGATGTCGCTGATGGAATCGCCAAGCTGGAGGTTGATGCTTGGTGTTCTTTCTATTCCCTCTCTTGTATATTTTGTGTTGACAATATTTTTCTTGCCTGAATCCCCACGGTGGCTTGTGAGTAAAGGGCGAATGGTTGAGGCTAAACGCGTATTGCAGAGGTTACGTGGAAGGGAAGATGTCTCAG GTGAGATGGCTTTGCTGGTTGAGGGTCTTGGAGTTGGAGGTGAAACTTCAATAGAAGAGTATATAATAGGCCCGGCCAATGATCTGACTGATGAACATGACCCGACAGCTTCGAAGGACCAGATCAAGTTATATGGGCCTGAAGAGGGTCTTTCTTGGGTTGCCAGACCCGTCACTGGGCAGAGTACTCTTGGTCTGGTGTCACACCATGGGAGCATGGAGAACCAGAGTGTACCACTTATGGACCCTCTTGTCACCCTCTTTGGCAGTGTCCATGAGAAGCTTCCTGAGACAGGAAGCATGCGAAGCATGCTCTTTCCAAACTTTGGTAGCATGTTCAGTGTGGCAGAGCATGGTAGAAATGAACAGTGGGATGAGGAGAGCCAGCAGAGGGAAGCTGAGGATTATGCGTCTGATGCTGGTGGTGGTGAGTCTGACGACAATTTGCATAGCCCATTGCTTTCACGTCAGGCAACAAGTATGGAAGGGAAGGACATAGTGCCACCTCTTGCTTCCCATGGTAGCCACTTAAACATGAGACGCAACAGTAGCCTCATGCAAGGAAATGCTGGGGAGGCAGTCAGCAGTATGGGTATTGGTGGTGGTTGGCAGTTGGCATGGAAATGGTCTGAGAAAGAAGGTGAAGATGGAAAGAAGGAAGGGGGATTCAAGAGGATTTATTTACACGAGGAGGGCTTCCCTGGGTCCCGGCGTGGCTCTCTTGTCTCACTTCCTGGTGGTGATATTCCTGAAGGTGGTGAATACATTCATGCTGCTGCTTTAGTGAGCCAGCCTGCTCTCTACTCCAAGGAGCTTATAAAGCAGCATCCAGTTGGACCTGCTATGGTTCATCCATCTGAAACTGCTGCAACAGGGCCAAGGTGGGGTGATCTTTTCGAGCCAGGAGTCAAACATGCATTGATTGTTGGGATAGGGATTCAAACACTTCAACAG TTTTCAGGCATAAATGGGGTTCTGTACTACACTCCTCAGATTCTTGAGCAGGCCGGTGTTGAAGTTTTACTCTCTAATATGGGCCTCAGTTCAGCCTCTGCATCTCTACTAATTAGCGCTCTCACAACCCTCCTGATGCTTCCTTGTATAGCTGTTGCCATGAGGCTTGTGGATTTCTCTGGAAGAAG GGCACTTCTTCTCACCACGATTCCTGTGTTGATAGGGACACTCATCATTCTTGTCATTGGCAACACTGTGACTATGGGTACCGTCATCCACGCTGTAATTTCAACTATTAGTGTTGTTGTCTACTTCTGCTGCTTTGTCATGGCATTTGGACCGATTCCCAACATCCTCTGCTCGGAGATCTTCCCCACCCGAGTCCGTGGGCTCTGCATTGCAATATGTGCACTGACATTTTGGATTTGTGACATCATTGTTACCTACACACTCCCAGTCATGCTCACCTCCATTGGGCTTGCCGGTGTCTTTGGTATATATGCTCTTGTATGTTGTATCTCATGGGCTTTCGTCTTCTTGAAAGTTCCAGAAACCAAGGGCATGCCCCTTGAGGTTATCCAAGAATTCTTTGCTGTTGGTGCAAAACAGGCTGCTGCCAAGAATGAGTAG
- the LOC122073725 gene encoding uncharacterized protein LOC122073725: MSSQLDKIPLEKRPGILIVGSPNVGKRTLLSRLLALDFDDASDSSSEVLSYGYVRTNSTVEPAPFFMAFPPPLFLELSFDNVVHYSINMRLKGKKLFLSGLSVDGDLQGVERLFGALSARMWPGMVLKSGNKIPEPSFPDKEVLSEEESDYEVEYEILSAGSSEPWDGTEEVWVSASGKTITTETGSSSAAIETVSPATEDVNGEHKTNGSAYMLQPSDSEIPSQEDRSVVVSEANETDKATEPDDGTHLGLEELEQLMSEIGNMRDSLRLMPDFQRRDMAAKLAMKVATLFGDASDDEGNFD; encoded by the exons ATGTCTTCGCAACTCGACAAGATTCCTCTGGAGAAGAGACCTGGGATCCTCATTGTTGGATCCCCCAACGTCGGCAAGCGAACACTTCTTTCCA GGTTGCTTGCTTTGGATTTTGATGATGCGTCTGATTCATCCTCCGAAGTACTTAGCTATGGGTATGTTAGGACTAACTCTACTGTAGAACCCGCCCCC TTTTTTATGgcatttcccccccccctcttccttGAACTATCTTTTGATAATGTTGTCCACTATTCAATAAATATgagattaaaaggaaaaaaactgtTCTTATCAGGTTTATCAGTTGATGGTGATCTACAAGGAGTCGAGCGTCTGTTTGGAGCACTATCTGCTCGTATGTGGCCTGGAATGGTCCTTAAATCTGGAAATAAGATACCTGAACCATCTTTCCCTGATAAAGAAG TgttatcagaagaagaatctgaTTATGAGGTAGAGTACGAAATCTTGTCTGCTGGTTCATCTGAACCATGGGATGGAACAGAAGAAGTGTGGGTTAGTGCAAGTGGTAAAACTATTACTACAGAAACAGGTAGTTCAAGTGCAGCTATAGAAACTGTTTCTCCAGCGACGGAGGATGTCAACGGAGAGCATAAAACTAATGGCAGTGCATATATGCTGCAGCCATCAGATTCTGAAATTCCTTCACAAGAAGACAGAAGTGTAGTGGTATCTGAAGCCAATGAAACTGACAAAGCAACAGAGCCCGATGATGGTACCCATTTGGGGCTTGAGGAATTGGAACAATTGATGTCTGAAATAGGGAATATGCGTGACAGCTTGAGGTTGATGCCAGATTTTCAAAGGAGGGACATGGCTGCGAAGCTGGCAATGAAAGTGGCAACCTTATTTGGTGATGCCAGCGATGATGAAGGGAATTTCGATTAA
- the LOC122072872 gene encoding protein MULTIPLE CHLOROPLAST DIVISION SITE 1 isoform X1, whose product MASISTLQFHAITLQPAFWASKNRTSRNAVEFGATVQVNCKSYMNWNPPKREQHLAVRVFCSSTNSGDNCDGDDMEAEGNLMDSKDSFSSLRGAIKSLPPVIFLMKRRIDTNFTVGLCLAIAFLIIAVKQYVATKSRHNQHGSVADLVKRGQLRSDRRGISKPLKYEDPFNNPMVKISKSNSTIEMCGKVYRLAPVTLTEEEQSNHQKRRSRAYQWKRPTIFLKEGDSMPPDVDPDTVSWIPANHPFATTVSDIDEDLAQNNVYQKHGVPFRIQAEHDALQRKLEVLQSEQKLDKLVIDPGSARDFERPFKSFSKSHEQVEHNPFANEGGNSLSPKSNRAPNSVESNTSSEDLQKP is encoded by the exons ATGGCATCGATTTCAACTCTTCAATTTCACGCCATCACGCTTCAG CCTGCATTCTGGGCTTCGAAGAATCGGACTTCTAGAAATGCAGTAGAATTCGGAGCTACAGTTCAGGTTAATTGTAAAAGTTATATGAATTGGAACCCTCCAAAAAGAGAGCAGCATCTTGCGGTTCGAGTCTTTTGCAGCTCGACGAACTCCGGTGACAACTGTGATGGAGATGATATGGAGGCGGAAGGAAATCTCATGGATTCTAAAGACTCATTCAGTAGTTTGCGAGGAGCTATAAAATCTCTTCCTCCGGTTATTTTCTTG ATGAAAAGACGGATCGACACTAATTTCACTGTTGGATTATGTCTTGCGATTGCGTTTCTGATTATTGCTGTGAAACAATACGTGGCTACGAAGTCTAGGCACAATCAACATGGCTCTGTAGctgatcttgtcaaaagaggCCAGTTGAGGTCTGATCGAAGAGGCAT TTCAAAACCTCTCAAGTATGAGGATCCTTTCAATAACCCAATGGTGAAGATAAGTAAGAGTAATTCAACCATTGAGATGTGTGGAAAGGTTTATCGCTTGGCGCCGGTGACTCTTACAGAAGAGGAACAGTCTAACCATCAGaaaagaagatcaagagcatatCAGTGGAAGAGACCAACTATATTTCTGAAGGAAGGGGATTCAATGCCCCCAGATGTTGACCCTGACACAGTTAGTTGGATTCCAGCAAATCATCCATTTGCAACAACTGTCAGTGATATTGATGAGGACTTGGCACAAAACAATGTGTATCAAAAGCATGGAGTTCCATTCCGGATTCAGGCTGAGCATGATGCATTGCAAAGAAAACTAGAAGTACTACAGAGT GAGCAAAAACTCGATAAGTTGGTGATTGATCCGGGTAGCGCCAGAGATTTTGAGAGACCATTCAAGTCATTTTCCAAATCACATGAACAGGTAGAACATAATCCATTTGCTAATGAAGGTggcaattctctctctcccaaatcaAACAGGGCTCCTAATTCTGTGGAATCCAATACATCGTCCGAGGACCTGCAGAAACCATAA
- the LOC122072872 gene encoding protein MULTIPLE CHLOROPLAST DIVISION SITE 1 isoform X2, translating into MASISTLQFHAITLQPAFWASKNRTSRNAVEFGATVQVNCKSYMNWNPPKREQHLAVRVFCSSTNSGDNCDGDDMEAEGNLMDSKDSFSSLRGAIKSLPPVIFLMKRRIDTNFTVGLCLAIAFLIIAVKQYVATKSRHNQHGSVADLVKRGQLRSDRRGISKPLKYEDPFNNPMVKISKSNSTIEMCGKVYRLAPVTLTEEEQSNHQKRRSRAYQWKRPTIFLKEGDSMPPDVDPDTVSWIPANHPFATTVSDIDEDLAQNNVYQKHGVPFRIQAEHDALQRKLEVLQSDLGLTIHTVSVESKLNSTQLNLVAITKRSATQILFVVGISCVEKATNWVIIST; encoded by the exons ATGGCATCGATTTCAACTCTTCAATTTCACGCCATCACGCTTCAG CCTGCATTCTGGGCTTCGAAGAATCGGACTTCTAGAAATGCAGTAGAATTCGGAGCTACAGTTCAGGTTAATTGTAAAAGTTATATGAATTGGAACCCTCCAAAAAGAGAGCAGCATCTTGCGGTTCGAGTCTTTTGCAGCTCGACGAACTCCGGTGACAACTGTGATGGAGATGATATGGAGGCGGAAGGAAATCTCATGGATTCTAAAGACTCATTCAGTAGTTTGCGAGGAGCTATAAAATCTCTTCCTCCGGTTATTTTCTTG ATGAAAAGACGGATCGACACTAATTTCACTGTTGGATTATGTCTTGCGATTGCGTTTCTGATTATTGCTGTGAAACAATACGTGGCTACGAAGTCTAGGCACAATCAACATGGCTCTGTAGctgatcttgtcaaaagaggCCAGTTGAGGTCTGATCGAAGAGGCAT TTCAAAACCTCTCAAGTATGAGGATCCTTTCAATAACCCAATGGTGAAGATAAGTAAGAGTAATTCAACCATTGAGATGTGTGGAAAGGTTTATCGCTTGGCGCCGGTGACTCTTACAGAAGAGGAACAGTCTAACCATCAGaaaagaagatcaagagcatatCAGTGGAAGAGACCAACTATATTTCTGAAGGAAGGGGATTCAATGCCCCCAGATGTTGACCCTGACACAGTTAGTTGGATTCCAGCAAATCATCCATTTGCAACAACTGTCAGTGATATTGATGAGGACTTGGCACAAAACAATGTGTATCAAAAGCATGGAGTTCCATTCCGGATTCAGGCTGAGCATGATGCATTGCAAAGAAAACTAGAAGTACTACAGAGT GACTTGGGGCTCACCATTCATACGGTCTCAGTGGAATCCAAGCTCAATTCAACTCAACTAAATCTTGTTGCCATTACTAAACGATCAGCTACACAAATCCTGTTTGTCGTTGGAATCTCCTGTGTTGAAAAAGCAACAAATTGGGTGATAATCTCCACATGA